One segment of Haliotis asinina isolate JCU_RB_2024 chromosome 12, JCU_Hal_asi_v2, whole genome shotgun sequence DNA contains the following:
- the LOC137257790 gene encoding uncharacterized protein, protein MASCEIVLLFLALVSQGSVWGTYTPKQYVFDQNCDGTITFSESMVLVMSNLSTVERCDLVIQSSMDPDRLLIDIIDLNFVDSCNNTYLDIVDTLGNSIAGPLCEEGSPDVFKAPSNIAQFDYRTDSPNTEGKSLSIIITAFTTPNEGSCSEMEFQCDNKLCISKDLVCNNYNECSDDSDETAVCHKTAASTTPSPTSASSSTSSSSKSASTSKSASTSKSASTSKSASTSKSASTSKSASSSISPPSSTSPSSNRSPPTPTPTSTSPPLTSLKLWIVGLIAALSFWSGKPAISSVIK, encoded by the exons ATGGCGTCATGTGAGATCGTTCTCCTGTTCTTAGCACTTGTTTCTCAGGGGTCCGTGTGGGGCACTTACACACCAAAACAAT ATGTCTTCGATCAAAACTGTGATGGTACCATCACCTTTTCAGAGAGCATGGTGTTGGTTATGTCCAATCTATCGACGGTGGAACGATGCGACCTCGTGATACAGAGCAGCATGGACCCCGACAGGCTCCTCATTGACATCATCGACTTAAACTTCGTCGACAGCTGCAACAACACTTATCTGGACATCGTGGATACATTAGGaaacagcattgcag GTCCTTTATGCGAGGAGGGAAGCCCCGACGTCTTCAAAGCGCCGAGCAACATCGCTCAGTTTGACTACAGAACTGACTCACCGAATACTGAGGGGAAATCACTGTCAATAATTATCACTGCTTTCACCACCCCCAACGAGG GATCCTGCTCCGAGATGGAGTTCCAGTGTGACAACAAACTGTGCATCTCTAAGGACTTGGTCTGCAACAATTACAACGAGTGTTCTGATGACTCTGACGAAACAGCTGTTTGTCATAAAACCGCAGCCTCGACAACACCGTCCCCGACATCTGCATCTTCCTCGACATCTTCCTCGTCGAAATCTGCTTCTACTTCCAAATCTGCTTCAACTTCCAAATCCGCTTCTACTTCCAAATCAGCTTCTACTTCCAAATCAGCTTCTACTTCCAAATCAGCTTCTTCCTCGATATCTCCTCCTTCCTCAACATCGCCTTCATCTAACCGGTCCCCACCTACCCCGACACCAACATCGACATCTCCACCATTAACCTCCCTGAAGTTGTGGATTGTGGGTCTAATTGCGGCATTGTCATTCTGGTCTGGCAAGCCGGCGATAAGTTCAGTTATCAAATGA
- the LOC137257729 gene encoding uncharacterized protein, whose product MASCYVVPFLCVIFISTASVCDGTKPKQEVLEDNCNNNLNFPGSMVLVVTNLTSVGQCNVIVQSTITNNKLLIDITKLDLVDNCTDSTLNILDDIGSSIAGPLCEEENATVFRAQSNLAQFQYRTTSPNTQGKTMSIIITSFNEGVNGKCASIEYQCANKLCISKDLVCNGFNECSDNSDELDCGPGDTPPGENTGLIVGVTIACLLVVGVTALYLFIRFKRQRGYDSV is encoded by the exons ATGGCTTCCTGTTATGTGGTCCCTTTTCTGTGTGTGATTTTCATTTCTACGGCGTCAGTTTGTGACGGGACAAAACCTAAACAGG AAGTGCTTGAGGACAACTGCAACAACAACCTCAACTTCCCCGGAAGCATGGTGTTGGTTGTGACGAACCTGACGTCAGTGGGTCAGTGTAACGTCATCGTTCAaagcaccatcaccaacaacaaaCTCCTCATCGACATCACAAAATTAGACCTTGTGGACAACTGCACCGACAGCACACTGAACATCCTCGACGACATCGGAAGCAGCATAGCAG GCCCATTATGTGAAGAGGAAAACGCAACAGTGTTTAGGGCACAGAGCAACCTTGCCCAGTTTCAGTACAGGACAACTTCTCCTAACACCCAGGGGAAAACTATGTCGATTATCATCACCTCATTTAACGAAGGAGTTAATG GAAAATGTGCTTCTATTGAATACCAATGCGCCAACAAACTGTGCATCTCCAAAGACTTGGTGTGCAATGGATTCAACGAGTGCTCGGACAACTCCGATGAGTTAGACTGTggcccaggtgacacacccccAGGCGAGAACACGGGACTTATTGTTGGCGTGACAATCGCTTGTCTGCTGGTCGTCGGTGTGACGGCATTGTACCTTTTTATACGATTTAAGCGGCAGCGCGGTTACGACAGTGTTTGA
- the LOC137257725 gene encoding uncharacterized protein produces MNTACRFLLLLPLLQATVAHEVTVELDRLASKAGVENCRLRPRGNASNSETVILYDDEILIHNFCLKKRKSFSLEKLRYSNDGLADLLTFDLDGEEVGRWTTRQKFGDGTLWNQILEVEQFGDEVSAAAGNHKLTIRVLGDRYGVELDSLTFSLDRKDKDDDSLCQNTGSQAVTPLFGECDPDADVCGSPPNLPNADVLYKGSYVGATATYMCRPDYVFCGGSSKHRCSSSGEWEGLQGSCFRTRWDKPQQGIDFDVSLPWGVTNQYSLEIVATLTVRQSFTISLVSVDIRLFHMEVRCVSSSIYPQVYLSSSLLNIHPFTVGTQFRLVVVRQVHSFQVIVNGEFIGEQCNTYPSIHTGRLVISRALTIKEVAYIQ; encoded by the exons ATGAATACAGCGTGCCGCTTTCTGCTGTTGCTCCCTCTGCTGCAGGCGACGGTAGCCCATGAAGTCACGGTAGAGCTTGATCGACTCGCTTCCAAAGCTGGTGTTGAAAATTGTCGTTTGCGACCACGTGGAAATGCATCTAATTCCGAAACGGTGATCCTCTATGATGACGAAATATTGATACATAATTTCTGtctgaagaaaagaaaatcGTTCTCGCTAGAAAAACTACGATACTCCAATGACGGTCTTGCCGACCTTCTGACCTTTGACCTCGATGGCGAGGAGGTTGGACGATGGACAACGCGACAAAAATTTGGAGACGGTACTCTGTGGAACCAGATCCTGGAAGTGGAACAATTCGGTGATGAAGTTAGTGCCGCTGCGGGCAATCACAAGTTGACCATCCGTGTGCTCGGGGACAGGTATGGGGTGGAGCTGGACTCCCTGACGTTCTCTCTTGACCGCAAGGACAAGGATGACGACAGCCTTTGCCAGAACACGGGCTCACAGGCCGTTACACCTCTTTTCGGGGAATGTGATCCAG ACGCAGATGTATGTGGGTCTCCCCCTAATTTACCTAACGCGGACGTGTTGTACAAGGGGAGCTACGTAGGGGCAACGGCAACATACATGTGTCGTCCCGACTACGTCTTCTGTGGGGGAAGTTCCAAACACAGGTGTTCCAGCTCAGGGGAGTGGGAAGGCCTCCAGGGATCGTGCTTCAGGACAAGATGGGACAAACCACAGCAG GGAATTGATTTTGACGTGTCACTACCTTGGGGTGTCACTAACCAGTACTCGCTCGAGATAGTAGCCACGCTAACGGTTCGCCAAAG CTTCACGATCAGTCTCGTCTCCGTTGACATCCGTCTGTTCCACATGGAAGTCCGGTGTGTTAGCTCATCCATCTACCCCCAGGTCTACCTGTCATCAAGTCTGTTGAACATACATCCATTTACAGTGGGCACGCAGTTCCGGCTGGTGGTAGTTCGACAAGTTCACTCCTTTCAA GTGATAGTTAACGGAGAATTCATCGGGGAACAGTGCAACACATACCCGTCCATCCACACTGGCCGGCTGGTCATCAGTAGAGCACTCACAATCAAGGAAGTGGCGTACATCCAATGA
- the LOC137257730 gene encoding membrane frizzled-related protein-like, which produces MSVYILMFLLLSLATCSITDAKTPTTFSMESNCDQTLSFSDSMILTGSNLTSSCSMDVATDGDALGLLIDITSFSLPPECNTTLEIVHPLGPRISGKLCGTKLSTKVFNTSVPSVELQYETDTSDTDATFSIILTSLKRGPIGSCFDDAFRCSNHFCIAKALVCNGVDECADNSDETRGCDSSQARLSSMPLFTAVVTFLAWMSSSFGGQT; this is translated from the exons ATGTCTGTgtatattttaatgtttctgttgCTGAGTTTGGCAACATGCAGCATTACCGATGCCAAGACGCCAACGACAT tttccatggagAGCAACTGTGACCAAACACTTTCCTTCTCGGACAGCATGATCCTGACTGGCTCAAATCTGACGTCATCGTGCAGCATGGACGTGGCCACAGACGGAGACGCCCTGGGCCTCCTCATCGACATCACATCCTTTAGCCTCCCCCCGGAATGCAACACCACGCTGGAGATCGTACATCCACTTGGACCTCGAATATCCG GAAAATTGTGTGGCACCAAATTGTCCACCAAGGTGTTCAACACCTCCGTGCCCTCCGTTGAGCTGCAGTATGAGACAGACACTTCGGATACAGACGCTACCTTCAGTATCATACTGACATCGCTCAAACGAGGACCAATAG GAAGCTGCTTTGACGACGCCTTTCGGTGCAGCAACCACTTCTGTATAGCCAAGGCGTTAGTCTGCAATGGTGTAGACGAATGCGCTGATAATTCGGACGAAACTCGGGGCTGCGACAGTTCACAGGCCCGTCTCTCCTCTATGCCATTATTCACAGCGGTTGTGACATTTCTGGCATGGATGTCAAGCTCATTTGGAGGACAAACATGA